The following are encoded in a window of Pecten maximus chromosome 17, xPecMax1.1, whole genome shotgun sequence genomic DNA:
- the LOC117315809 gene encoding galactoside 2-alpha-L-fucosyltransferase 2-like — protein sequence MKVKRKRCSLILKLVKVFLVICILLVVVINTWLAIALYSEDKWYISFFNSSHWRNNSPRLKLESNLRVKPTPRESTESLKCMHYKSSSSNNSRDLLNFHYMTVGMNGRLGNQMFKYASLLGIAAQQGYTPFVRQKSLLYSAFESLKYFKHISMTNDVSFSERHAGIYDCRIHNLTDSKNITLHGYFQSWKYFQHISAQVRKLFRFTGDITRRAKRVIDKFKPGNKTLVGVHVRRGDMSSRRELKRGYNVAEPQYFRKVFEYFRYEFENVMFIVVSDSVGWVKKNLDGDDVVISETGIAYLDMAILAQCKHSIITSGTFGWWGAYLAGGTTVYFKDYPKPKTWLSEQYNKLDYYPPSWIPM from the coding sequence ATGAAGGTTAAACGAAAACGGTGTAGTCTGATACTGAAACTAGTAAAAGTATTCCTGGTGATATGCATTCTCCTAGTGGTTGTGATAAACACGTGGCTAGCCATCGCCCTCTACTCAGAAGACAAGTGGTATATTTCCTTCTTCAACTCCTCGCACTGGCGTAATAATTCGCCCCGTCTTAAGTTAGAATCAAACCTTCGGGTAAAACCTACACCTCGTGAATCAACTGAATCACTCAAATGTATGCATTATAAATCCAGTTCATCAAATAATTCGCGGGATTTACTCAATTTTCATTACATGACGGTCGGTATGAACGGTCGCCTTGGTAATCAAATGTTTAAGTATGCATCGTTACTTGGAATTGCTGCTCAACAGGGATATACACCGTTCGTACGTCAGAAATCCCTCTTATATTCTGCCTTCGAATCACTGAAGTATTTTAAGCACATTTCCATGACAAATGATGTTTCATTCAGTGAACGGCATGCTGGGATATACGATTGCCGAATTCACAACTTAACAGATTCGAAAAATATAACTCTTCATGGATATTTTCAGTCCTGGAAATATTTTCAACATATCAGTGCGCAGGTGCGGAAGTTGTTTCGATTCACGGGCGACATTACTAGAAGAGCCAAAAGGGTGATTGATAAATTCAAACCTGGTAATAAAACACTTGTTGGCGTGCACGTGCGTCGCGGTGATATGAGCTCGAGAAGAGAGCTGAAGCGTGGATACAATGTAGCCGAACCACAGTACTTCCGGAAGGTGTTTGAGTATTTCCGGTATGAATTCGAAAATGTTATGTTCATTGTCGTGAGTGATTCAGTTGGTTGGGTGAAAAAGAACCTGGATGGCGATGACGTAGTCATCAGTGAAACAGGAATTGCGTATTTGGATATGGCCATACTTGCGCAGTGCAAGCATAGCATCATCACTTCCGGAACGTTCGGATGGTGGGGTGCATACCTAGCCGGCGGAACAACTGTGTATTTCAAAGATTACCCCAAGCCAAAAACTTGGTTATCTGAGCAGTACAACAAGTTGGATTATTACCCGCCAAGCTGGATACCAATGTGA